The Setaria viridis chromosome 2, Setaria_viridis_v4.0, whole genome shotgun sequence DNA window GACAAAGGCCTCTGCTGTGAACTTTAGTGGCGTGCTAGAAAACATATGCTCGTTTCTGTGAAACAGGTAATCTGGGGAGTTTTGAGATGAAATGGCAGAGTTTTGTGATGAAACAACATCTTCCAGCGACCCATTTTCAGCTTCAACAAAACTCTCAGCCCCAGCAGCTACAGGCCTACTCTCATGGAGTCTAGCTGGCAGCTTCCAATAAGAATCGGAATGAATTCCTACACCGTCCAATCCATCTCCAGAAGAACTTCCAAACAATTCAGTACTATTGCTTCCAACCTTTTCTTCTGCTGTGATTAAGGAGCCTGCTGTGGTGCTTGCCTCTTCAACAAGGACTTCGCCTTGCAATTTGGTAGCATCACCAAAAAAACTCGAGCAACAACCATTATCTTCTGAAATTGTAGGTTTTTCAGAGACTTCTGGCTTTGCAGGAAATTTTGCAGAAAGAGCCATAAAGGCAGAGCTGGAAAAATTAGAACACAACAGCCAGAAAAACAACATTAGTTCCATATTGAAGCCAGAAACCAATTGctattattttaaaaaaaggacTAATTCTTAGAAACCTGGAAAGATGATCCGAAACATTCTGAGTAAGGAAAACCCCCACTACTGAATCCACAACTGATCCTTTCCAAGGAGAGAAACGCCTATCTCCTGTAAGCAAATAGAAGTAATCCAGAGTTAAGATCCTATCCTGCAAACCCATAGCTACTATACAAACCCAATGAATAGGTACAAAAACACAGAACAAGGGAAGCACATTAAAGATCCATGACTATCCCATTAATATTAACTTAGCAACCATAGCATGGAAGTATGAAATGTTAGCAGTTCTAAGAAAACTATTTATACATACTCAACTATATACCAGGCAACGAACAGAATGCCATGGTTAGCAGTACAATATAGAAATGGCAGTGATACCTTGAACAAGATGCATGCGGGCAATAAATGAATCAACACGTCCTCGGAATATTTTCCTTTCTTCATCCAGCCACTTCTCTTTATCCTTGTCCATCGCTTCTGCACCATCACTCATATCTGGTCCCATTAGTAACTTCCACATCAAAGTGGTTACTGGATCAAGGTCCACCTTGGCCCGAGAACGTTTTCTTTTCACATTTCCCTCAAATGGAATAATTGCACAAATTTCTCTTTTATAAGGGACAAGAGCACCATGTGGTTCAGCTACTCGAGTCGTATCCAATTTGTTAATGTCTAACAGCATTATTTTCTGAATTATGAGATCTAAAGAGTCTATCGATGGTTCTGGAGCTTCAGAAACACTTTCTATAACTCTTTCCAAAGTAACTGTTCTTGCACAAGAGGCACCTTCTGCATGAGGTGCCAAGACAGAAGAAATTCCCTCATTCTGTAATGGGTCAGTGTGGCTCCCTTTTGAGATAACTACATCATGAACAACCTTGTCTTTCCTTGGGCGGCCCCTAGGTTTTGGCTTCTCCCCAGGTTTTAACTCCTTCCTGGGACGTCCTACTTTTCTCTTCTGACTGGGTTTAGCTGCAAAGGTTTCTTGATTATTCTCAGTCCTCAGAACATCATTACTTGTTATTGGATTTGTTGGATTGGTAGGGGTCCTAATAATTTCCGCAGAAATCTCCGGATGATGAATCTCTGTTCTCGGAGTGCTTTTACCTGTTGATGAGTTAATTTGAGTGCCAGGAGACCTAAAATGCTCCACATTGATGCTTCGGCCAAGCTCATCAGGAGGAGCAATGCAGACACTGTTCTGAGTTTCATCTTGCGGAGAAATGCAATGCTCGTGCAGTTTAGCTGGTAAGTCTGAACCTGAAACCATGTTACCTCCCAAAGACTGGAGTTGATGACTTCCAAGTCTTGCAGTAACATTATGTCGCTGCACTGGCAACTGTGTGCATTCTTCTGTTACCAAACTGAACTGTTTCTCAGGTACTTCAATGGAACCCCTGAATGCAGTGCCATGTAGAAGAGATTGCTGTTGGACCATTTCCATGCTTTTAGCCATACTGTTTTGTGCTGATCCTACACTGATCATTCTCTGGGAAGCTCGGGATTTCTCATGGGCTATCAATCTTTGTGCATCAGCTAATGTACAAACATTAGAGTTTACTGCAGGAACCAGATTTGCATTCTCACTGTTACACAAATATGGAGATGAGGAAGAACAATTGTCAACAGCTCCATTCAGATGGTAATCGTGATTATTTAACCTCATTCTTTTATAGATTTCTGGAAAATATGATGCCTCAGGGATGGTGGAATGCCAAGCATTTACAGATGCCAACCCATTATTTTGGTGACTGAAGTTCGTACCTAACATAGTCTGAGCATCATTTGAAGCAGTTTTTTCTCGTCTGCTATCCATAGCATGGATATGTGAGGAGTCCTGAGAAGCATGAGACCTGGGGGCTGCTCCAGTATACCTGTATGGACCAGTAATCCTTAAGTGGTCATCAGTTGTAACAAGTTGATTCAAATTTTCCATCACTGAATTCTGTTCGGTATTGGCAGGTGGGCTGCGGTTGCTTGCCAATATATAACTACCAGGCATTTGGTCTGCCGTCACTCCGTTCCTTGTATATAATCTTTCAAAACCTTGAGTTTGTGTCATTGGATATTCTGGCCTTTCATAACCAGTAAGCAGCTGGTTGGCCATTTGCTTTTGTCTTAAAGAAGCTGGAGGAGACGAAAGCAAGTTTTCAGTGAAATCGGTAGGGATGCTCTGCAATAGAATGATCGAACTGTTGATGTCAGGTACATTTTTATGTGGTATGCCATCATGGAGCTCTAACAAAGGATTTGGTTCTACCATTTCTCTTACTCTGTACTGAAAAAATTGCGCAGGGCTGTCTGCAAAGTTAGTGTGCTCATTTGGTATCTGATTCAAAGAAGAATTGTTGAGGTCTATCAATACTCCTTTCTGCATGTTATGTGCAGGTAATAACTGTGCATTAGCCATCTGATTTGCATGGGTGTAAACAGAGCTGGTGGTCCAACCAGCATGGCATGCTGACTGGCTTTGAACATTTCTTTGATTGATGGAGGATACAGATGGTTGATAATCCTTAGGGTCAGTTGATAATTCTGTCACCTGAGTTGGAGTTCCAGGATGAGCATCCTCCTGATCATTTTTCCCATCATAGTTCAAACATCGCCTAGCTGATTTCAGCTCAGCTCTGCAATTTGAATCAGCAGCCTGTTCTGGAGGAGGTTGACCTGCTGGTGTATTTTTACGGACATACTTTCTCTTGCCAGATGGTTTTTCGTCCTTGGAAGGCTTTGGAGTTGTGGACTTTGCTGTCTTGGATGGTTTTTCTTCTTTCAAGACCTTTGGCCTGTGCTTTTTCCTCTTAGACTTTTGTGCTGGTGTCTTGTTCAAGTCAATACCTTCAACTGGTCCAGCACCATCTCCAGTGCCTATGATCAACCCAGCATCATGCCTAATAGCTTCAATTGGCCCAGAATCATTCCTGGTGCCAACAATTGACCTAGCATCACACCTAATGCCTTCAATTGGCCCAGCACCATTTCTGGTGCCTACAGTTGACCCAGCATCATACCTAATGCCTTCAACTGGCCCAGCACCATCCCAAGTGCCTATAATTGACCCATCATTTCTAATGCTTTCGATTGGCAAAGCACCATTTGTATTGCCAAACGGTGCATATTCTTTCTCAGATGACAAGAATGTAGAAGTTCTACTATGCACCTCTATAGAAGTATTGATCTGAGATGGCACTACAACATTTGCAAAACATAGACTGGCAGTGTTCTGTGCTTGGGGTGGCCATTGTCCAAAATCCTGCATATGCATATTCCCTTTGCCTACTCCATCTCCCAAGCTGATGGCAATAGCTGGCAGGCGACAAACAATAGTGCGGTTTTCTTCTAAGGAGCAGCAATAATGGATAAAGCAAACACTCTCACTTGGTCCTTGCAGTCTCCACCTGCAAAATATCATGGGGCATAGCATCAACTTCAAATAAACTAGTTGATTAGGCAACTATCAAATATACACTGACATCACATTGCACTTATCTACAGCCTACAGTATACCAATAAGAAAAGCAACAGGGCAATTGTTTAAGATCAGAAACCCTCATAAAATAATCAAGACCAGAACAAAGAAAACATAAACAAGAGTatcaaacagcaacaacaaTTTTATCTGTATAGCCCTTTCCACATAATAAATATTTCACCAGGTGTCCTTTTGAAAAATCACGAGAATGTTTGTCCTTTAGTGCAAAAGCATCACACTTTTTTACTAGAATACACAGGAGAGTTGCGGCGAAGAGTTGTACTTAACGTGGTGAAAGAATATTCTGCGGGGCCCATGTGTCCCCACACCACTGCTCTTAAGTAACCATAGTCGCTTTAAACCCCTCTAGCAACATTGGCTAAACCCATCTAGACAGGGCAAAGTCTGTAAACGGTACCGTTTCGCCTTTTCCCTTACTCTTTATAAAATCATATCTCCATTGACCGCCCTGCTGTCAATAATTAGGTGAAACTCCCAGTTCCTGGGCTGATCAAAGGATCATATTTTTGTCCCCAGTAACCAGCTATCCCAGCGCTGCACCAAGACGCCATGTGGCGCCAATAGCATTTGGTACAGCCATAGCCACAGCCAGGCTCCCAAGCACACAAGCGTGCAAATACATGGATACATACAATCAGCCCACCGCCCCTACGTCTCCTGAAGAATAACCCGACCGCCAATCCAGACCACAATAAACCTCTACTTTAATCCTCAAAAGAAACGAATTGCGTTCCATTTCCATAGCTGTAAATTGCCCGCCGAACCTCCAAATGATACAACCCCGAATCGGGCATGGAATTCAGCACAGGGGTGGACATGGGTGTACATATGCACACCCGAGAATCTTTTGCAAA harbors:
- the LOC117844870 gene encoding protein ROS1A isoform X2 gives rise to the protein MPEAPKQTSPVHIHCRLPLPLSRVLSWRRRLRERRHSSPGALSRRRAATRWRLQGPSESVCFIHYCCSLEENRTIVCRLPAIAISLGDGVGKGNMHMQDFGQWPPQAQNTASLCFANVVVPSQINTSIEVHSRTSTFLSSEKEYAPFGNTNGALPIESIRNDGSIIGTWDGAGPVEGIRYDAGSTVGTRNGAGPIEGIRCDARSIVGTRNDSGPIEAIRHDAGLIIGTGDGAGPVEGIDLNKTPAQKSKRKKHRPKVLKEEKPSKTAKSTTPKPSKDEKPSGKRKYVRKNTPAGQPPPEQAADSNCRAELKSARRCLNYDGKNDQEDAHPGTPTQVTELSTDPKDYQPSVSSINQRNVQSQSACHAGWTTSSVYTHANQMANAQLLPAHNMQKGVLIDLNNSSLNQIPNEHTNFADSPAQFFQYRVREMVEPNPLLELHDGIPHKNVPDINSSIILLQSIPTDFTENLLSSPPASLRQKQMANQLLTGYERPEYPMTQTQGFERLYTRNGVTADQMPGSYILASNRSPPANTEQNSVMENLNQLVTTDDHLRITGPYRYTGAAPRSHASQDSSHIHAMDSRREKTASNDAQTMLGTNFSHQNNGLASVNAWHSTIPEASYFPEIYKRMRLNNHDYHLNGAVDNCSSSSPYLCNSENANLVPAVNSNVCTLADAQRLIAHEKSRASQRMISVGSAQNSMAKSMEMVQQQSLLHGTAFRGSIEVPEKQFSLVTEECTQLPVQRHNVTARLGSHQLQSLGGNMVSGSDLPAKLHEHCISPQDETQNSVCIAPPDELGRSINVEHFRSPGTQINSSTGKSTPRTEIHHPEISAEIIRTPTNPTNPITSNDVLRTENNQETFAAKPSQKRKVGRPRKELKPGEKPKPRGRPRKDKVVHDVVISKGSHTDPLQNEGISSVLAPHAEGASCARTVTLERVIESVSEAPEPSIDSLDLIIQKIMLLDINKLDTTRVAEPHGALVPYKREICAIIPFEGNVKRKRSRAKVDLDPVTTLMWKLLMGPDMSDGAEAMDKDKEKWLDEERKIFRGRVDSFIARMHLVQGDRRFSPWKGSVVDSVVGVFLTQNVSDHLSSSAFMALSAKFPAKPEVSEKPTISEDNGCCSSFFGDATKLQGEVLVEEASTTAGSLITAEEKVGSNSTELFGSSSGDGLDGVGIHSDSYWKLPARLHESRPVAAGAESFVEAENGSLEDVVSSQNSAISSQNSPDYLFHRNEHMFSSTPLKFTAEAFVHRNKPIGTSSSMTYTELLRMQEIKSKYSENIASWEYCEVPDLFTKKGPPLNELQDLRKKHHHLYTSDTYQQNGQVHFGGIASGSDLGRSSSYTALNTVDYSNGAQAETTFQYPSSDHGFPSTIKPTTVDSLGALLYGKNGSLSQDKSPLPSKPTEGADLSPLVDIYFHPSSSEHRNPNLQDEITIGTKPIGHQNFQSEFKEPTDKVEIQTVKVRDGYSSNLCQNKKANFEISEGVASYMADNSRDAKKVSSEVPIDGSKAKKSKVGTGKKRTYDWDILRKEVLCNIGKKERGHNAKDSIDWETIRQADVKEISETIRERGMNNMLAERIKEFLNRLVRDHGSIDLEWLRYVDPDKAKDYLLSIRGLGLKSVECVRLLTLHHMAFPVDTNVGRICVRLGWVPLQPLPESLQLHLLELYPMLENIQKYLWPRLCKLDQRTLYELHYQMITFGKVFCTKSKPNCNACPMRAECKHFASAFASARLALPGPAEKSLVTSGTPTAAEGSNHAYTNFRTVSQNESCNQTNISSGPVSQLEWNSHTHGDVVEKCRPIIEEPASPELEPEAAEIKEDIEDAFIDDPEEIPTIKLNFTEFTQNLKNYMQANNIEIEDADMSKALVAITPEAASIPTPKLKNISRLRTEHQVYELPDSHPLLEGLDQREPDDPCPYLLSIWTPGKKPIIFFLEQRRRTACHFIKKGSRTKCTKVKQLSQLMHLRHFATPKRAVNSVKVQHALVATVYEKHRLRK
- the LOC117844870 gene encoding protein ROS1A isoform X1 encodes the protein MPEAPKQTSPVHIHCRLPLPLSRVLSWRRRLRERRHSSPGALSRRRAATRWRLQGPSESVCFIHYCCSLEENRTIVCRLPAIAISLGDGVGKGNMHMQDFGQWPPQAQNTASLCFANVVVPSQINTSIEVHSRTSTFLSSEKEYAPFGNTNGALPIESIRNDGSIIGTWDGAGPVEGIRYDAGSTVGTRNGAGPIEGIRCDARSIVGTRNDSGPIEAIRHDAGLIIGTGDGAGPVEGIDLNKTPAQKSKRKKHRPKVLKEEKPSKTAKSTTPKPSKDEKPSGKRKYVRKNTPAGQPPPEQAADSNCRAELKSARRCLNYDGKNDQEDAHPGTPTQVTELSTDPKDYQPSVSSINQRNVQSQSACHAGWTTSSVYTHANQMANAQLLPAHNMQKGVLIDLNNSSLNQIPNEHTNFADSPAQFFQYRVREMVEPNPLLELHDGIPHKNVPDINSSIILLQSIPTDFTENLLSSPPASLRQKQMANQLLTGYERPEYPMTQTQGFERLYTRNGVTADQMPGSYILASNRSPPANTEQNSVMENLNQLVTTDDHLRITGPYRYTGAAPRSHASQDSSHIHAMDSRREKTASNDAQTMLGTNFSHQNNGLASVNAWHSTIPEASYFPEIYKRMRLNNHDYHLNGAVDNCSSSSPYLCNSENANLVPAVNSNVCTLADAQRLIAHEKSRASQRMISVGSAQNSMAKSMEMVQQQSLLHGTAFRGSIEVPEKQFSLVTEECTQLPVQRHNVTARLGSHQLQSLGGNMVSGSDLPAKLHEHCISPQDETQNSVCIAPPDELGRSINVEHFRSPGTQINSSTGKSTPRTEIHHPEISAEIIRTPTNPTNPITSNDVLRTENNQETFAAKPSQKRKVGRPRKELKPGEKPKPRGRPRKDKVVHDVVISKGSHTDPLQNEGISSVLAPHAEGASCARTVTLERVIESVSEAPEPSIDSLDLIIQKIMLLDINKLDTTRVAEPHGALVPYKREICAIIPFEGNVKRKRSRAKVDLDPVTTLMWKLLMGPDMSDGAEAMDKDKEKWLDEERKIFRGRVDSFIARMHLVQGDRRFSPWKGSVVDSVVGVFLTQNVSDHLSSSAFMALSAKFPAKPEVSEKPTISEDNGCCSSFFGDATKLQGEVLVEEASTTAGSLITAEEKVGSNSTELFGSSSGDGLDGVGIHSDSYWKLPARLHESRPVAAGAESFVEAENGSLEDVVSSQNSAISSQNSPDYLFHRNEHMFSSTPLKFTAEAFVHRNKPIGTSSSMTYTELLRMQEIKSKYSENIASWEYCEVPDLFTKKGPPLNELQDLRKKHHHLYTSDTYQQNGQVHFGGIASGSDLGRSSSYTALNTVDYSNGAQAETTFQYPSSDHGFPSTIKPTTVDSLGALLYGKNGSLSQDKSPLPSKPTEGADLSPLVDIYFHPSSSEHRNPNLQDEITIGTKPIGHQNFQSEFKEPTDKVEIQTVKVRDGYSSNLCQNKKANFEISEGVASYMADNSRDAKKVSSEVPIDGSKAKKSKVGTGKKRTYDWDILRKEVLCNIGKKERGHNAKDSIDWETIRQADVKEISETIRERGMNNMLAERIKEFLNRLVRDHGSIDLEWLRYVDPDKAKDYLLSIRGLGLKSVECVRLLTLHHMAFPVDTNVGRICVRLGWVPLQPLPESLQLHLLELYPMLENIQKYLWPRLCKLDQRTLYELHYQMITFGKVFCTKSKPNCNACPMRAECKHFASAFASARLALPGPAEKSLVTSGTPTAAEGSNHAYTNFRTVSQNESCNQTNISSGPVSQLEWNSHTHGDVVEKCRPIIEEPASPELEPEAAEIKEDIEDAFIDDPEEIPTIKLNFTEFTQNLKNYMQANNIEIEDADMSKALVAITPEAASIPTPKLKNISRLRTEHQVYELPDSHPLLEGLDQREPDDPCPYLLSIWTPGETAQSTDAPQTFCNSQESGKLCESATCFSCNSIREAQAQKVRGTILIPCRTAMRGSFPLNGTYFQVNEVFADHDSSRNPIDIPRSSIWNLPRRTVYFGTSVPTIFKGLSTEDIQHCFWRGFVCVRGFDRTSRAPRPLYARLHFPASKITRNKKAAAFAASRDDE